From one Dermacentor andersoni chromosome 1, qqDerAnde1_hic_scaffold, whole genome shotgun sequence genomic stretch:
- the LOC126547075 gene encoding uncharacterized protein, which translates to MGTTGFLPFPSGSRDRVCPRISKLSACTFLMQCSGDYTAILGVVALKVYREATVGRRRSFGAHKFREAALGREAVGIMLLLAVALFCPLALPAFAGTIRGVRGLGDAAGGAVVPALAITAPVAQVRFEARPQVKVKLVPKPVIGYVTEPVASVQHGFKPVLTIAAGVPVSLVDGSIGGGVGGPFGPSTGFFSSYGASNSLDYKW; encoded by the exons ATGGGGACGACTGGATTCTTGCCGTTTCCTAGCGGATCTAGAGACCGCGTGTGTCCCCGCATCTCGAAGCTCAGCGCCTGTACTTTCCTCATGCAGTGCTCCGGCGATTATACCGCTATTTTGGGGGTTGTCGCTCTTAAGGTATATAGGGAAGCGACAGTCGGCCGCAGACGGTCCTTTGGAGCGCACAAGTTCAGAGAAGCCGCACTCGGCAGAGAAGCAGTCGGCATCATGCTATTGCTT GCCGTGGCCCTGTTCTGCCCGCTGGCGCTGCCGGCCTTCGCAGGAACCATCCGAGGCGTGCGCGGCCTCGGAGATGCGGCGGGCGGGGCGGTCGTGCCGGCGCTCGCCATCACGGCGCCCGTTGCCCAGGTGCGCTTCGAGGCCCGGCCACAGGTGAAGGTCAAGCTGGTGCCCAAGCCCGTAATCGGATACGTGACCGAACCCGTGGCGTCGGTGCAGCATGGTTTCAAGCCCGTGCTGACCATCGCCGCCGGCGTTCCCGTCAGTCTCGTAGACGGCAGCATCGGTGGAGGTGTGGGCGGCCCCTTCGGGCCTTCCACGGGCTTCTTCTCTAGTTACGGAGCGTCTAACAGCTTGGACTACAAGTGGTGA